AAAGGAAGAAGATGATTTTGAGGAGCTGGCGCTTGAAACAGATAGCAAGGCATACACACAGAATGGAGTTTCAGACGAGGCATTCGGTATAATCACTACAGGAATAGACCCACTTGAGATAACAGAATCCGGTGCAAGAATTACCGGATATATCACGACATCACACCGCCAGAAAGTGAGACTTGGAACCTATGTTATGGTTCCGTATGGAGACGAAGACCTATTTGCAAGAATATGGAAACTCCAGTACCTTCAGGAATATGCTGTTGACGATGCAACTGAGATCCACTCCCGCAGGATGCTGCAATCGAATACTACAGATGAAGTTGACTACAAGTTCCTGGCCTATCTTGACCCGATCTGCATCCTTTACGAACCAAGGGGAAAGGGAATCCTTGACAGGAGAATGAGCGACAGAATACCACGTCCAAATACTCCCATTTTTCCTGTAACTGATAAAAAGAAGATACAGACAGGTCTCAATATTCCTGAGGAAGGAATTTTCATGGGACACCTGAGTGTTGGCGGGGAACTTGTCAAGACACACGCTGTTCCGCCTACTGTCCCTTATTACCTGAGAAATGACTACTCAATGGGCGACCCCTTGATCTTCAGGCACATGCTGGTTTGTGGAAGTACTGGTACTGGAAAAACTTTCCTGACAAAGAACCTGCTGCGTCAGTTCATGAGTGAGAACAACCGTTACAAACTCCGTGGTTCAGAGGAAAGGAGAAATCCGTGTCTCATTATTATGGACCCTCAGGATGAGTATTCTCAGCTCTTTGAGGACAACCCTGAGATAACAGATGATGACGACTTCAAATTCAGAGCTGAAAAGGTCAATTTCGGTGCCTGTAAGAACACGAAGACCTTTGTTGCAAAAATAAATGGGGAAGCCTACACCGGCAGGTCCAGAGCAGAACAGATAGAGTTCACAATTCCCTTTGAAATGGTACAGAACAACTCATGGCTCATAGCACCTGTAGGAATGACCGAATTACAGTATGTGGGAGTTGACCTGCTGCTTGAGGATTACTTCAAGAAACCCGGACAGCACACTTACAGCGGTTTCATGGACTTTATTGACAACGATATTACAAGAGATCTGTATGTTGAAAGCGGCAAGATACACGAGGCTTCCTATGATGGTATCGTTCGAAGAGTAAAGAACCGCGCCCTTGCAAGAGTATTTGACCAGCCTGCAAGACCGATAAGTGAGATTCTCGGGCAGATTTTCAAACCGGGACAGGTTAGTGTGTTCCCGACCGAGTATATCACAAACTCACGCATACGAGACATTATTACTCTCACTTTGATGAGCACAATAGTGGATAACAAGCTGAACACTTCCGGTGAGGCTGCTGTAAAGGAAACTCCGATAATCCTGGGACTTGATGAAGCTCATCGTTATCTTGCAAAGGCAGGTGGAGAGCACTCAAGGAGACTCATCTCTAAATTTGCAGATGCAGCACGTCAGGGAAGAAAAGAGGGACTAGGACTTTTCCTTATCACTCAGGACCCACAGGATATTGATGAGACCATCTTCAAGCAGATCAACACGCGCGTGATCCTCAACCTTAGTAATGATGCAGCAATCAGTACCATGAAGGTGAAAAAAGAATTTGAGAAAAGAATTCCTTACCTGAAGAAAGGACAGATGATCGTGCAGAGCCCTGATAACAGTGATATGGTTGAGATCATGGGACTTTCACGGTGTGTTGTGAAACACGTTTGATGCAATCATGTTGAGTGAGAGCCTTTCTTCCCCACAATTGCTTTTTTGTTTGTTTTAAACCCTTTTCCAACTATTAGTAGTCATTCAGATTGTTTTTCTGATTTAAAAGACAATATTTATATGCCATATCATTGTACAAAATAATCAATATTATATTGAAATTTATTTAGACATGAAGCAAAGATACCTTATTTTTACTCTTTCTGTAATGGTAATTCTGCTAATAGGCATTTATTTTGTAAATGAAGCCCATGAGCAGGAAGTTGCAAGAGAAAATGCACGTATTGCAAATGAGACAAAGCAACAGATGGAATACATAAGTAGCCTGCAAACCGAGTCTGAGAGAATATTCTCACAGGATCAGGATATGCAGAAATTACTGGATGAAAATACCAGTTTCAGGGCTTACGAAATAATACACAATGAGAGTTTTGTGGAGTATATTTACATTGTTGGATTCCATCTTCAAAAAGTCAAGTACTCGACAGAACCCAGAATCGCTAACGGAACTGTTTACAGGTTCTACATTGATCTGGATAATAAGAGTGTCATCAATGGAGATAGTGAAGAAACATCCTTTTTTAATCAAAGTTCAAATTTGCTGATACTTTACGATAATTATAGAGAAGAGAAGAATGGATTATCTTTTGATTCAGAAATGAACACAAAAATCTGGTATGGAGTTTGCTTCCCCCTCAGTAATCGCTGGATATATTCATTCAGATTAGAAGGAAAGCATACAGTAAACTGTAATTCCATTTCTAACAAAGAACCTTCAATTGAATATCAGCTTAAAATTAAAAAAATAGACACTAATGACAATGGTTTTAATCCATTTTACGATAATGATTATAATCCATTTGATTTAAAAGATAAATATATACATGTCATGTCGAATGACAATAATCTTTCAACCAGATACTGGGAAGACGAAAGGAAAAAAGAAGAAAACACTTTGACATTGTCCTTGCCTTCAAAAACTGATTATCCCATTGATTGGTTATATATGTGGGATATTTCCTCTGCTGTCAACCAAACAATTGTTTTTGATATCGACATGACAGCTGATGGATGGGGAGAAAATACCGAACCCGAAGAACTGTACGGATGGAGATTCATCATAGAAACACCTCCGAACACATATGAGATGACAGAAGAGACTATGATGGAACTTGGAGTATGGCCAACAAACGGCTTTGGTGGGTTCTATCCTCTTTCTGCGACGATTATTAAAAAGGGAGACTGGCTGGAAAATACAAACCAGAGAAGAAGTGATATTCTGTGAAACTAAAGAGATCAGGCTTAATTGCAGGAGTTTTTATTCTTCTCCTTGTTGGATTCTATGTTTTCAGCACCTTTTCTTACATATTGTACGGTTCTTTGCTTCCTCTCTATGACATACATAATGGAGACGATACGCGACATGAAGTTATTGTAGAGGTATTTGGAATCTACAATCAGTCCATTGTCAAAGAAATGTATTCAGTGGGACCGATGAGTAGTGCATCATATCCTAAAACATTCTGGTTCAAATTTAATCGGTGGACTGATTACAGGTTTGAGATCACTCTAGATGACAATATTGTTAGAACGTATGAAGGAAAGGTCAGCAACTTCAATCAGGTACGTATCGAATTATATGACAAAGACAGCGATTATTATCCGATTGTTGTAGATGAAATGCCTTTTGAGATGGGAAAGGGCTACAAGTGGGATTATGATTGACATGATTTCTTTTTCAACTATCTTAACTAGCTACAAATAGTGTTTACCAATATTTTTTTTAAGTCATAGATGACTAGCACGCCAAAATGGTGAATTTCATGAGAAAACTCATGTTTTTTGTAGGTTTTACCGAAACGTATATATGTGGCTAGTACGTATGGGTGTCTCGCTCAACTGAGCAAGACAACGCGGGCCGGTAGCTTAGCCAGGCAGAGCGACGGACTCTTAATCCGTAGGCCAGGGGTTCAACTCCCTTCCGGCTCGCATCTTACAATCTTTTTTCTTGTTATCAACTGCTTAACAGCAATTGCTGTGTCAAAATCGTGCGGCAGATTACATTTTTACCGTATAAGTTCTGAATCAGTTGTTCAGAACATTGTTTCTTAACATTATAAGTCGATGCACAGAATTCTTGTATTCGGAGAAAAACTCAATCATACTCAGGGTGGGGTGTGTACGGCTTGCTTGTTTTAGACCATACAGTCCTGATGCCCTTTTTACAGGTGGAAAAATGAAGTATTACAGGGAGATCACAGGCTCGATAATCGTATCAATTCTGCTTCTTGCAACTATATCTACGTTTATAGTATGCGGAACTGCATCTGAGAACACGTCTGATTCGGATAAACCATACTATGCTTTGGCAGGTATCATGCTGAACCCGAAAGAAGATGATAAAGAGATAATGATGCAGTGGATCGATGAAACAGAGATCATATCCGAAGATGAAAAACCCGGACTGAAACAGGATTTACTTGATGCATGGGAAAGGTTCCCTGACAATACAGACGAGGATCTTGAGACCGCAAAGCTGGCTCTTGATATTGCAGTAGATGTTGCAGCAAAGGAAAAAGCGGCTAAAGCCACAACTGAAACGAAATCTTACAGCTCAATAAATGAACCAGTGGAGGAAATTCCAACTGAAGAGGAAGAATCCATTGAAACACAATCTACAGCTTCAGCTCCCGGCTTCTCAGCTATGAGTCTCGTTTTTGTAATCTCACTTATTTTGCTCAGAAGGAATCGGTAAGTTTTACCGGTTTCTATTTTTTCTGGCTCAGTAGAAATTCTGAATTTCTACTCCATCGTAGGCTATTTGTAACTTGATCAATCCCGAAGGGTACGGCGAAGCCGGCGTTTTCCAACAAGACAAAACAAAATAATCTGCATGATACCCAAGGATGCTTTCTTCACAGATATTCTGTACAATTGAATGACAACTGAAATTCTCTTATGATCTATATTCTATACAGCATTATGGGAATGTGCCGCCTTCGGCGGATGGTTACTTTGGTGTTAGTTTACAAGTTGTTTTTTGTCACTAATGTCAACATGGCACTACAGAACCTATGATCTCATTTTTCAGGTTCAGTTCCGCAAAACATTCCATTAGCCTTATCTATCTTTGAATTTTATTTGATTGAAAAAGGTGAAACAATGCCAAAAGTGAGTCTTGACATTCCCCAGGAGCTTCTTGACGACCTCAACAAACATGTAGGAGATAACAAGAAGTTCGTCACACAGGCTGATGCCATAAGGACAGCCGTGCGTAAAATGCTTGACCAGCTCGATGATATCGACCGCAGGCACGGCAGGCTGGATGAGTAATCTAAAATGAAAAAAAGAATTTAGCTTATTTTGTGCCTGTTGGCACTTTTCAGGTTCAGTGACTAGAGGCTTTTCAAATACTCAATACACTGCCTGCCTTCATCGAGGTTCATCATTTCAGTGACCATCATGCCTTTGTAACCTGAAATGCTTTCCATGAACTTTTTCCAGTCCACGGTTCCCTGTCCAAGAGGAAGGTGTTCATCACGTTTTCCGTGGTTATCGTGGATGTGCATGTGCTTGATCT
The sequence above is a segment of the uncultured Methanolobus sp. genome. Coding sequences within it:
- a CDS encoding ATP-binding protein translates to MRRMRDKDILSFAGDMDDELDIEIPATGKKMSAKEEDDFEELALETDSKAYTQNGVSDEAFGIITTGIDPLEITESGARITGYITTSHRQKVRLGTYVMVPYGDEDLFARIWKLQYLQEYAVDDATEIHSRRMLQSNTTDEVDYKFLAYLDPICILYEPRGKGILDRRMSDRIPRPNTPIFPVTDKKKIQTGLNIPEEGIFMGHLSVGGELVKTHAVPPTVPYYLRNDYSMGDPLIFRHMLVCGSTGTGKTFLTKNLLRQFMSENNRYKLRGSEERRNPCLIIMDPQDEYSQLFEDNPEITDDDDFKFRAEKVNFGACKNTKTFVAKINGEAYTGRSRAEQIEFTIPFEMVQNNSWLIAPVGMTELQYVGVDLLLEDYFKKPGQHTYSGFMDFIDNDITRDLYVESGKIHEASYDGIVRRVKNRALARVFDQPARPISEILGQIFKPGQVSVFPTEYITNSRIRDIITLTLMSTIVDNKLNTSGEAAVKETPIILGLDEAHRYLAKAGGEHSRRLISKFADAARQGRKEGLGLFLITQDPQDIDETIFKQINTRVILNLSNDAAISTMKVKKEFEKRIPYLKKGQMIVQSPDNSDMVEIMGLSRCVVKHV